One window from the genome of Salvia miltiorrhiza cultivar Shanhuang (shh) chromosome 7, IMPLAD_Smil_shh, whole genome shotgun sequence encodes:
- the LOC130994805 gene encoding putative late blight resistance protein homolog R1B-16, which yields MAAYAALASLLNNIEQMMRHPTLSTSFDNIQIQSLEEKAALLLDFIETYNYVGGVSQEVQDLESLIASAAHTAEDVIESHIVNQLLPLSAHDREAAFSFSLYLQKKRAIEEKNEAAVGDVDQFHGESNLSNFDYLRQIIEDMDAIIHKASELKEKQRFREEHSTPPLTLSLTQTREETAMVGFGDELIQLLDELTGHRSNLHTISIVGMGGMGKTTLAKNIYAHQLIIERFDIRAWATVSHQYNAEQILQQLVFGQGKSSDKSVDELGEQLHKTLFGRRYLIILDDIWSVEAWNEVRRFFPDNGNGSRIVLTTRLSEVANNCGSSCFAKNFLDENKSWELFCKKAFQNEDCPTELEEVGKEIVRLCKGLALSIVVIGGSLRKSPRTVRYWKSVAKHIESSPNSKEKQESLDVLISSYNHLPSHLKPCFLHIGVLKHIKYKSLNISRIIQLWVGEGFLKSNGGRVLEEIAEDYLKELVDRNLILVGRRSKNGKMKSCDIHDLLRDLCLKVGEQQGLFDVISGGPIQGTERRLVCDKAPRWSDNDRPLLTRSMVGYAEFPMEDTYKHRLLRIFDAEYYGFVEELFGCVNLRYLAGVRAMGHDVFELPSSISLVWNLHSLIFGRGARVVAPIEIWKMRQLRHIECGGGIYLPHPDGQLQDDLVILENFQTLGKAVSLRLSEDVCNIIPNIKILHLEYERDYSLKECLCNLDRLHKLESLKLFSTIGWGHVKLNEVLRFPSSLNKLTLRSFQFEWDDLTMIGSLPILEVLRIQVNWICRTWSPVDGQFQRLKFLKIELCDLTCWNADNCHFPVLEKLILRYLHKLEEIPWGIGEIPTLKLILVDDCSNSAAISAIKIKDEQLQYQENDDDLQIQIRVGEYKLESFMAMVETEGLTLDHVQFNVFD from the coding sequence ATGGCAGCTTATGCAGCTCTTGCTTCTCTCTTGAACAACATTGAGCAGATGATGAGGCATCCTACCCTTTCCACTTCCTTCGACAACATTCAGATCCAATCTCTTGAGGAGAAGGCTGCTTTGTTGCTTGATTTCATTGAGACCTATAACTATGTTGGTGGAGTTAGCCAAGAAGTACAAGATCTCGAAAGCCTAATCGCATCTGCAGCTCATACAGCTGAAGATGTGATTGAATCTCACATCGTCAATCAACTCCTTCCTCTTTCAGCTCATGATCGCGAAGcagctttcagtttttcttTGTATCTACAGAAAAAAAGggcaattgaagagaaaaatgAAGCTGCAGTTGGAGATGTTGATCAATTTCATGGTGAATCTAACCTCAGCAACTTTGACTATCTGCGGCAGATAATTGAAGACATGGATGCTATCATCCACAAGGCCAGTGAGTTGAAGGAGAAACAGAGATTCAGAGAGGAGCATTCAACACCTCCTCTTACTCTTAGTCTTACTCAGACCAGAGAAGAAACTGCTATGGTGGGATTTGGTGATGAGTTGATTCAACTTCTTGACGAGCTCACCGGTCATCGATCCAATCTGCATACCATCTCAATCGTGGGTATGGGCGGCATGGGTAAGACTACTCTTGCCAAAAATATTTATGCTCATCAACTCATCATTGAACGCTTTGATATTCGTGCTTGGGCTACCGTATCCCATCAATACAATGCTGAACAAATTCTTCAACAACTTGTTTTTGGCCAAGGAAAATCCTCTGATAAAAGTGTAGATGAATTAGGGGAACAATTGCATAAAACTTTATTTGGTAGAAGATATTTGATCATATTAGATGACATATGGAGTGTTGAAGCTTGGAATGAAGTGAGGCGTTTCTTTCCCGACAATGGAAATGGAAGCCGCATTGTTCTAACTACTAGGTTGTCAGAGGTGGCTAACAATTGTGGCTCTTCGTGCTTTGCGAAGAATTTTCTAGATGAGAATAAAAGTTGGGAATTATTCTGTAAGAAGGCATTCCAAAATGAAGATTGCCCTACTGAACTTGAAGAAGTTGGAAAGGAGATTGTTAGATTATGCAAAGGACTAGCATTGTCCATTGTTGTGATTGGTGGGAGTCTTCGAAAGTCTCCTAGGACCGTACGATATTGGAAGAGTGTTGCCAAACATATAGAATCAAGTCCCAACTCAAAAGAGAAGCAAGAAAGCTTAGATGTATTGATTTCAAGTTATAACCACTTGCCTTCTCATCTAAAGCCTTGCTTTCTTCATATTGGAGTTCTTAAGCATATAAAGTATAAGAGCCTCAATATCTCGAGAATCATCCAACTTTGGGTTGGTGAGGGATTTTTGAAATCAAATGGAGGGCGAGTTTTGGAAGAGATTGCAGAGGATTACTTGAAAGAACTTGTTGATAGAAATCTGATATTGGTGGGCAGACGAAGTAAAAATGGGAAGATGAAAAGTTGTGATATTCATGATCTTTTAAGAGATCTATGCTTAAAAGTAGGTGAGCAACAAGGGCTTTTTGATGTGATCAGTGGAGGCCCTATACAAGGCACAGAACGCCGCCTGGTATGTGATAAGGCTCCTCGGTGGTCGGACAACGATAGACCCTTACTTACACGCTCTATGGTGGGATATGCGGAGTTTCCCATGGAGGACACTTATAAACATAGATTGCTGAGAATTTTTGATGCAGAATATTACGGATTTGTCGAAGAATTATTTGGGTGTGTTAACTTGCGCTACCTTGCAGGCGTTCGTGCCATGGGCCACGACGTGTTTGAGCTACCTAGTTCAATATCCTTGGTATGGAATTTGCATTCTTTAATCTTTGGTCGGGGTGCTCGAGTTGTTGCACCAATTGAAATTTGGAAGATGCGACAACTTAGGCATATCGAGTGTGGTGGTGGAATTTATCTTCCTCATCCCGACGGACAATTGCAAGATGATTTGGTAATCTTGGAAAATTTTCAGACGCTTGGGAAAGCAGTGAGTTTGAGGTTGAGTGAGGATGTGTGCAACATCATTCCCAACATCAAGATATTGCATCTTGAATATGAACGTGATTATAGTTTGAAGGAGTGTTTGTGTAATCTTGATCGCTTGCATAAACTTGAATCACTCAAACTGTTTAGCACCATTGGGTGGGGGCATGTCAAGCTGAATGAGGTGCTCAGATTTCCCAGTTCGCTAAACAAGTTGACCTTGAGAAGTTTCCAATTTGAATGGGATGATCTGACAATGATTGGTTCGCTGCCCATACTGGAAGTTCTCCGGATACAAGTTAACTGGATTTGCAGGACGTGGAGTCCTGTTGATGGGCAATTTCAACGCCTCAAGTTCTTGAAAATTGAGTTGTGTGATCTGACATGTTGGAATGCAGATAATTGTCATTTCCCAGTTCTGGAGAAGCTTATTCTTCGTTATCTACATAAATTGGAAGAGATCCCATGGGGTATTGGTGAGATACCAACACTCAAACTTATTCTTGTGGATGATTGTAGTAACTCTGCCGCGATTTCAGCTATCAAAATAAAAGATGAGCAGCTCCAATATCAGGAAAATGATGATGACCTTCAAATCCAAATTCGTGTCGGCGAATATAAACTGGAGAGCTTCATGGCAATGGTGGAAACAGAGGGCTTGACACTCGATCATGTTCAATTTAATGTATTTGATTGA